In the Thermodesulfovibrio yellowstonii DSM 11347 genome, one interval contains:
- a CDS encoding aspartate-semialdehyde dehydrogenase, which translates to MLKKKEKYVVAVVGATGAVGNEMIAVLEERDFPVETLRLFASERSEGVLLKFKGQDIPVETLKEDCFNGIDIALFSAGAERSKIWAPVAAKSGCVVVDNSSQWRMDPEVPLVVPEVNPHDLKWHKGIIANPNCSTIQMVVALKPIHDVAKIKRVVVTTFQAVSGTGKKAMDELLQQTVALLNFKDIEIKVYPHQIAFNVLPHIDKFLENGYTKEEMKMVNETKKIMGDPSIRVTATTVRVPVFRGHSESVNIETEKKITAQEVRELLSKSPGIVVIDNPEKNEYPLPIYASGKDEVFVGRIREDESIENGINMWVVSDNLRKGAALNAVQIAEELIKMTA; encoded by the coding sequence ATGCTTAAAAAGAAAGAAAAATATGTTGTAGCTGTAGTTGGTGCAACAGGAGCAGTGGGAAATGAAATGATTGCTGTCTTAGAAGAAAGGGATTTTCCTGTGGAAACACTCAGGCTTTTTGCTTCAGAAAGAAGCGAAGGCGTACTGCTAAAATTTAAAGGGCAAGACATTCCAGTTGAAACCCTCAAAGAAGACTGTTTTAATGGCATAGATATAGCACTTTTTTCCGCTGGTGCAGAAAGGTCTAAGATATGGGCGCCTGTGGCAGCAAAGTCTGGTTGCGTTGTTGTTGATAACTCAAGTCAGTGGAGAATGGATCCAGAAGTTCCCCTTGTAGTCCCTGAGGTTAATCCTCATGACCTAAAATGGCATAAGGGAATTATTGCCAATCCTAACTGTTCTACTATTCAGATGGTAGTGGCGCTTAAGCCAATTCATGATGTGGCAAAAATAAAAAGAGTGGTTGTTACAACCTTTCAGGCAGTCTCAGGAACAGGTAAAAAAGCAATGGATGAGCTTCTCCAGCAAACAGTGGCTTTACTTAATTTCAAAGATATTGAGATAAAAGTTTATCCCCATCAGATTGCTTTTAATGTCTTACCACATATAGACAAATTTCTTGAAAACGGCTATACAAAAGAAGAGATGAAAATGGTAAATGAAACAAAAAAGATAATGGGTGACCCTTCAATAAGAGTAACTGCCACTACAGTAAGAGTGCCTGTATTCAGAGGCCATTCTGAAAGTGTGAATATTGAGACTGAAAAGAAAATTACTGCACAGGAAGTAAGAGAATTATTAAGCAAATCGCCAGGGATTGTGGTTATAGATAATCCTGAAAAGAATGAATATCCGCTTCCAATTTATGCTTCGGGTAAAGATGAAGTTTTTGTAGGTAGAATCCGTGAAGATGAATCCATTGAAAATGGAATAAATATGTGGGTTGTTTCAGACAATCTTCGTAAAGGTGCAGCATTGAATGCTGTCCAGATTGCAGAAGAACTTATAAAAATGACAGCTTAG
- the leuD gene encoding 3-isopropylmalate dehydratase small subunit, whose protein sequence is MKIKGKVWKFGDNIDTDAIIPARYLNTSDPKELAKHVMEDADSSFPSKVKPGDIIIAGRNFGCGSSREHAPIAIKASGIRAVIAKSYARIFFRNAFNIGLPIFEVPELIDETNEGDEVEIDMNSGQIINLTKGKKYNTKPIPPFMQELIKAGGLVEWTKKRLSMEDIK, encoded by the coding sequence ATGAAAATCAAGGGAAAAGTTTGGAAATTTGGTGACAATATTGACACAGATGCTATAATTCCTGCCAGATATCTCAATACTTCTGACCCCAAGGAACTCGCAAAGCATGTTATGGAAGATGCAGATAGCAGTTTCCCTTCAAAAGTAAAACCTGGAGATATAATAATTGCAGGAAGAAACTTTGGATGTGGTTCATCCAGAGAACATGCACCAATTGCAATTAAAGCGTCTGGAATACGGGCAGTTATAGCAAAAAGCTATGCAAGAATATTCTTCCGAAATGCTTTCAACATAGGGTTACCGATTTTTGAAGTTCCAGAACTAATTGATGAAACCAATGAGGGTGATGAAGTAGAAATAGACATGAACTCAGGGCAGATTATAAACCTGACTAAAGGTAAAAAATACAACACAAAGCCGATTCCACCCTTTATGCAAGAACTGATAAAAGCAGGCGGGCTTGTTGAATGGACAAAAAAGAGATTAAGCATGGAGGACATAAAATGA
- a CDS encoding HlyD family secretion protein codes for MSLKSIGERFKNSKKIKIAILIVVAVGALIFMSKEIYYYIVYERTDDAYIEGTIVPISPQVSGKVSKVYVDYNQRVKKGEPLVEIETDDYLADVKAKRENVNTLYNQLQEISSSLNEAMAKLKTAEANLQAAHAQRVLAEKEYQRIKGLYEEDLVSKSRFDSAEASLKVAIAQERAAESQIKEVKSTINTFTVKLKTQQHLIGKAQEELKISEINLKRTLIFSPRDGRIAKKSVEVGQYVRPGQLIMAVVDEQDIWVGANFKETQIEKMRVGQPVRIKVDAYPGKIFKGHVASFQPGTGAVFSLFPPENATGNFVKVVQRIPVRIIVDSPFEPDYPLWPGMSVIPYVDVTVNTGAKLKDVIGKQ; via the coding sequence GTGAGTCTTAAAAGCATAGGTGAAAGATTTAAAAACTCAAAGAAAATTAAGATTGCCATATTAATTGTTGTCGCAGTAGGAGCTTTAATCTTTATGTCTAAGGAGATTTATTATTACATTGTTTATGAAAGAACAGATGATGCTTACATTGAAGGAACAATAGTTCCTATATCTCCGCAAGTTTCAGGAAAAGTATCTAAAGTTTATGTTGATTATAACCAGAGAGTAAAAAAGGGTGAACCGCTTGTTGAGATAGAAACAGATGATTATCTTGCAGATGTAAAAGCAAAGAGAGAAAATGTAAATACATTGTATAATCAGCTTCAAGAAATATCATCATCATTAAATGAAGCAATGGCAAAGCTTAAAACCGCAGAAGCTAATCTTCAAGCTGCTCATGCTCAGAGAGTGCTTGCTGAAAAAGAGTATCAAAGGATAAAAGGGCTTTATGAAGAAGACCTTGTTTCAAAAAGCAGATTTGACTCTGCAGAAGCATCTCTTAAGGTAGCAATAGCCCAAGAAAGAGCTGCAGAAAGCCAAATAAAAGAAGTTAAATCAACGATAAATACCTTTACAGTGAAACTCAAAACTCAGCAACATCTGATAGGAAAAGCACAGGAAGAACTCAAGATTTCTGAGATAAATTTAAAAAGAACTTTGATTTTTTCTCCAAGAGATGGAAGAATTGCCAAAAAATCAGTTGAGGTTGGACAGTATGTTCGCCCTGGGCAGCTTATTATGGCTGTTGTGGATGAACAGGATATATGGGTAGGTGCTAATTTTAAGGAAACTCAGATAGAAAAAATGCGAGTTGGACAACCTGTCAGAATTAAGGTTGATGCCTATCCCGGCAAAATTTTCAAAGGTCATGTTGCAAGTTTTCAACCAGGGACAGGTGCTGTTTTCAGTCTCTTCCCGCCTGAAAATGCAACAGGAAATTTTGTTAAAGTTGTTCAGCGTATTCCTGTAAGAATAATAGTTGATTCTCCCTTTGAGCCTGATTATCCTCTCTGGCCAGGGATGTCTGTCATCCCCTATGTTGATGTAACAGTAAATACAGGAGCAAAGTTAAAGGATGTTATAGGCAAACAATGA
- a CDS encoding 3-isopropylmalate dehydrogenase produces MNKRVCKTKKASSQSKTYKIAVIPGDGTGPEVIREGVKVLNAVSNRIGFKLDYTYFDFGGERYLRTGETLPDSAIEELKKFDAIYLGAIGHPDVKPGILEKGILLRLRFELDQYVNLRPVKLYPGVDCPLKNKGPEDIDFVVVRENTEGLYTGSGGFLKKGTPDEVAIQVSINTRKGVERCIRYAFEYCKKRNKRKKLTLCGKTNVLTFAFDLWERTFYEVAKDYPDITTDYAHVDATTMWFVKNPEWFDVIVTDNMFGDIITDLGAMIQGGMGIAAGGNINPQGVSMFEPIGGSAPKYTGKNVINPLAAICAAGMMLENLGEETAGKLIERAVIEVTGKHLKSLAAGKMGYTTTEVGDLVAKYVTDLPLEG; encoded by the coding sequence ATGAATAAAAGAGTTTGCAAAACAAAAAAAGCCAGTTCACAGAGCAAAACTTACAAAATCGCTGTAATTCCAGGAGATGGCACAGGTCCTGAGGTTATCCGCGAGGGAGTTAAAGTTCTAAATGCAGTAAGCAACAGAATAGGCTTTAAACTTGATTACACCTATTTTGACTTTGGAGGAGAAAGATATCTTCGCACAGGAGAAACTCTTCCAGACAGTGCAATTGAAGAACTTAAAAAGTTTGATGCTATATATCTTGGTGCTATTGGACACCCTGATGTAAAACCTGGAATACTTGAAAAAGGCATACTTCTTAGACTTCGTTTTGAACTTGACCAGTATGTTAATCTTCGCCCAGTGAAGCTTTATCCTGGAGTTGACTGTCCCCTTAAAAATAAAGGTCCTGAAGACATAGACTTTGTTGTTGTAAGGGAAAACACAGAAGGCTTATATACAGGCTCAGGAGGATTTCTTAAAAAAGGAACTCCTGATGAAGTGGCAATACAGGTTTCAATTAACACCCGTAAAGGTGTTGAAAGATGCATTAGATACGCCTTTGAATACTGCAAAAAACGAAATAAAAGAAAAAAACTTACTTTATGTGGAAAAACAAATGTTCTCACCTTTGCCTTTGACCTTTGGGAAAGAACATTTTACGAGGTTGCAAAAGATTATCCTGATATTACAACTGATTATGCCCATGTGGATGCAACTACAATGTGGTTTGTAAAAAATCCTGAATGGTTTGATGTTATTGTAACAGATAACATGTTTGGAGATATAATTACTGACTTGGGTGCAATGATTCAGGGTGGAATGGGAATAGCTGCCGGTGGAAATATAAATCCTCAAGGGGTATCAATGTTTGAACCAATTGGAGGCTCTGCTCCAAAATACACAGGTAAAAATGTCATAAATCCCCTCGCAGCAATATGTGCAGCCGGAATGATGCTTGAAAATCTCGGAGAGGAAACAGCTGGTAAACTTATTGAAAGAGCTGTAATAGAAGTAACAGGAAAACATCTAAAAAGCCTTGCTGCAGGAAAAATGGGATATACAACTACAGAAGTAGGTGATTTGGTAGCAAAATATGTGACAGATTTACCTCTGGAGGGATAA
- a CDS encoding TolC family protein gives MKIKILFVLLLFIFTEQAIAQENLTISDVFSLALKKAEKVRIAEENIVISKEGQYKALAGLLPTITASGKYTDYTKEKLVNTSIVQPDRSMLWGLTIEEKLSLGGREFTNYAISRDTLTKTEFDVASFKEQYLIRVAQDLYGYLKAKRAVEIAESNVQRLKKHRDAAKIRLKVGEVTKTDLLRAEAELSGAEADLISAKNSLKVAKVILARDAGIEGDFEILETKLNDPYFSLTVDHVKALAKELRPEIKVALLSKEIARKNVNYAIGSYFPTLTMSANYQKLDQNPSNQLTNKESTYAIASINFPIFEGGLRRAEVGEAKAKLRQAELQYEDTVKEVFIDVESAYHNYITFRDTIKSLEDEVAYARDNFNSVMKQYQYGLANSIDVTDANTFLVTAERKLMEAQYNYQLAILRLRQATGTLLKAFTGNEIVAQGANR, from the coding sequence ATGAAAATTAAGATATTATTTGTTTTATTGCTTTTTATTTTTACTGAGCAAGCAATTGCCCAGGAAAATTTAACAATTTCAGATGTTTTTTCGCTTGCTTTAAAAAAGGCTGAGAAAGTTAGAATTGCTGAGGAAAATATAGTAATATCAAAAGAAGGTCAATATAAAGCATTGGCAGGACTTCTTCCAACTATCACTGCCTCTGGTAAATATACTGACTACACCAAAGAAAAACTTGTAAATACATCTATTGTTCAGCCTGACAGAAGTATGCTCTGGGGACTGACCATTGAGGAAAAACTTTCTCTTGGTGGTAGAGAATTTACAAACTATGCAATATCAAGGGATACTCTTACAAAAACAGAGTTTGATGTTGCCTCATTTAAAGAGCAATATTTGATAAGAGTTGCTCAAGACCTTTATGGTTATCTAAAAGCAAAAAGAGCTGTAGAGATCGCTGAAAGTAATGTTCAAAGATTAAAGAAACATAGAGATGCAGCAAAAATAAGGCTTAAAGTCGGAGAGGTCACAAAAACAGACCTTTTAAGGGCAGAAGCTGAGCTAAGTGGTGCAGAAGCTGATTTAATATCTGCAAAAAATTCTTTGAAAGTTGCGAAGGTTATTTTAGCAAGAGATGCAGGAATTGAGGGAGATTTTGAAATATTAGAAACAAAATTAAATGATCCCTATTTTAGCCTTACTGTTGACCATGTTAAGGCTCTTGCAAAGGAACTAAGACCAGAGATTAAGGTTGCTCTGCTTTCAAAAGAAATAGCGAGGAAAAATGTAAACTACGCAATTGGTTCTTATTTCCCTACTCTGACCATGTCAGCAAACTATCAGAAGCTTGATCAAAATCCTTCAAACCAGTTAACAAATAAAGAATCAACATATGCTATTGCATCAATTAACTTTCCGATTTTTGAAGGTGGACTAAGAAGGGCAGAAGTCGGTGAAGCCAAAGCAAAGCTCAGACAAGCTGAACTTCAATATGAGGATACAGTTAAAGAAGTATTTATTGATGTAGAATCTGCGTATCATAACTATATAACTTTCAGAGACACAATCAAATCTCTTGAAGATGAAGTAGCCTATGCAAGAGATAATTTTAATTCTGTAATGAAACAGTATCAATACGGACTTGCTAACAGTATTGATGTTACAGATGCCAATACATTTCTTGTAACTGCTGAAAGGAAGCTTATGGAAGCTCAATACAACTATCAACTTGCAATACTCAGACTCAGGCAGGCAACAGGGACATTGCTTAAGGCATTTACAGGCAATGAAATTGTTGCTCAAGGAGCGAACAGGTGA
- a CDS encoding TolC family protein, translating to MKKRIALIFLIIFSFLNPLYAQELKTLSLQECIDIALKKNPDILASKSTVEKSFFKIGEARSGYFPEIDLSLGYQRTYQESKTGEEYSKQYSGQINLTQTLFDFGKTSKQVQVQEELYKSTQWQDKDTLLQTIYNVKEAYFSALKAKKQKETALEVIRQSKRHLDLAKGFYEVGLKPKIEVTKAEVELSNATLNLITAEKQLSQALLNLKVAMGAVDMQDFDIRQEEYAVRKLDEKELLDIAIERNPQLQAIKFNKQASISTEELVKKEYMPKFTGSASYGYLNEDFPLDKKWTLFLQMSLPLFSGWSTTYKLKQAKADTTYYSYKEDSIRQQITSQIKNLFVQLKEASQKIETLKIALKQAKENLDLAMGRYEVGIGSSIEVVDAIVLYEQTNTQYWQAIYDYNVTYAQIQKTVGWAE from the coding sequence ATGAAAAAAAGAATTGCTTTAATTTTCCTGATAATTTTTTCCTTTTTGAATCCTTTATATGCTCAGGAACTTAAAACATTGTCTCTTCAGGAATGCATTGACATAGCACTGAAGAAAAATCCAGATATCCTTGCTTCAAAGTCTACTGTTGAGAAAAGCTTTTTCAAAATCGGAGAGGCTCGTTCTGGTTATTTTCCTGAAATAGATTTGTCTTTAGGATATCAGAGAACATACCAGGAAAGTAAAACTGGCGAGGAATACTCAAAACAGTATTCAGGACAAATCAATCTTACACAGACTCTTTTTGATTTTGGAAAGACATCAAAACAGGTGCAGGTCCAAGAAGAACTTTACAAATCAACACAGTGGCAGGATAAAGACACGCTTTTACAAACAATTTACAATGTTAAAGAAGCATATTTCAGTGCTCTGAAAGCAAAGAAGCAAAAAGAAACCGCTCTGGAGGTTATTAGACAATCTAAGAGACATCTTGACCTTGCAAAAGGATTTTATGAAGTTGGGCTTAAACCAAAAATTGAGGTAACTAAGGCAGAGGTTGAGCTAAGCAATGCAACCCTCAATTTAATAACTGCTGAAAAACAACTTTCTCAGGCTCTTTTGAATTTAAAAGTGGCAATGGGAGCGGTTGATATGCAAGATTTTGATATAAGGCAAGAAGAATATGCTGTAAGAAAACTTGATGAAAAAGAGTTATTAGACATTGCTATTGAAAGAAATCCTCAACTTCAAGCAATAAAATTTAATAAACAGGCATCAATCTCTACTGAAGAACTGGTAAAAAAAGAGTATATGCCTAAATTTACAGGTTCAGCAAGCTATGGATATCTTAATGAAGATTTTCCTCTTGATAAGAAGTGGACACTGTTTTTGCAAATGAGCCTTCCTCTGTTTAGTGGATGGTCTACAACATATAAACTTAAACAGGCAAAGGCAGATACAACATATTATTCTTACAAGGAAGACTCTATTAGGCAACAGATAACATCTCAGATAAAAAATCTTTTTGTCCAGCTTAAAGAAGCTTCTCAAAAAATAGAAACACTCAAAATAGCTTTAAAACAGGCGAAGGAAAATCTTGACCTTGCAATGGGAAGATATGAAGTCGGAATAGGAAGTTCAATAGAGGTTGTAGATGCTATAGTTCTTTATGAACAAACAAATACTCAGTATTGGCAGGCAATTTATGACTATAATGTAACTTATGCACAAATACAGAAAACAGTAGGATGGGCAGAATGA
- a CDS encoding TetR/AcrR family transcriptional regulator yields the protein MLVVTTMTDTKEKILKSALKLFSQKGYLGTTTKEIAKEAQVAEVTLFRYFTSKENLFIDVLKSQSFLPTLKDLIPKLKKKDYKDSLKTIAKYYFDLLKKKRDLICIMHTEIFQYPAEIRAIHSKMIHEVYLVFASYLEELKKDGVLKKDLDSNYASLAYFGMLFNLFIKKELLRRKIDFKKALQTYIEIFYEGTRRIE from the coding sequence ATGTTAGTAGTTACTACCATGACTGATACGAAAGAAAAAATCCTTAAATCAGCACTCAAGCTTTTTTCACAAAAAGGCTATCTGGGCACAACTACAAAAGAGATAGCAAAGGAAGCACAGGTAGCTGAGGTAACTCTTTTCAGATATTTTACTTCAAAGGAAAATCTTTTCATTGATGTTCTTAAAAGTCAATCATTTTTGCCAACTCTTAAAGATCTCATCCCGAAATTAAAAAAAAAGGATTATAAAGACTCTCTAAAAACTATCGCTAAATACTATTTTGATTTGCTGAAAAAAAAGAGGGATTTAATATGTATAATGCATACAGAAATTTTTCAATATCCTGCTGAGATAAGAGCAATCCACAGTAAAATGATTCATGAAGTTTATCTTGTTTTTGCTTCATATCTTGAAGAACTTAAAAAAGATGGGGTCTTAAAAAAAGATTTAGATTCTAATTACGCTTCTTTAGCATATTTTGGAATGCTTTTTAATCTCTTCATAAAGAAAGAACTCCTCAGAAGAAAGATAGATTTCAAGAAAGCTTTACAGACTTATATTGAGATATTTTATGAGGGAACCAGGAGGATTGAATGA